From one Pseudomonas sp. B21-048 genomic stretch:
- a CDS encoding ATP phosphoribosyltransferase regulatory subunit gives MATVDRWLLPDGIEEVLPPEAARIEVARRQVLDLFQSWGYEFVVTPHIEYLESLLTGAGSDLDLRTFKVIDPQSGRQMGFRADITPQVARIDAHTLRREGPSRLCYAGSVLHAQPRALSSSRSPIQLGAELYGDASPSSDVEVISLMLAMLQLADVPDVHMDLGHVGIYRGLARAAGLSGEVEQQLFDALQRKAIDEVITLTEGLPADLSGMLRALVDLCGGREVLSAARERLANAPAPVLAALDDLLAIAARLSTRFPELPLYFDLGELRGYHYHTGVVFAVFVPGVGQSIAQGGRYDDIGADFGRARPATGFSTDLKTLVTLGRAEIELPSGGIWMPDSTDAALWQQVCELRSEGQRVVQALPGQPLAAAREADCDRQLIQQNGLWQVLPLAS, from the coding sequence ATGGCAACGGTAGACCGCTGGCTGCTGCCAGATGGCATCGAAGAAGTACTGCCACCAGAAGCTGCGCGCATCGAAGTAGCGCGTCGCCAGGTGTTGGATCTGTTCCAGAGCTGGGGTTACGAGTTTGTCGTGACTCCCCATATCGAGTACCTGGAATCCCTGCTGACCGGCGCAGGTTCTGACCTCGATCTGCGTACCTTCAAGGTCATCGACCCGCAGTCGGGCCGGCAGATGGGTTTCCGTGCCGACATCACGCCGCAAGTGGCGCGCATCGATGCGCACACCCTGCGTCGCGAAGGGCCGAGCCGTTTGTGTTATGCCGGCAGCGTGCTGCATGCTCAGCCGCGCGCCTTGTCGTCCTCGCGCAGCCCGATTCAACTGGGCGCCGAGTTGTACGGCGATGCCAGCCCGAGCAGTGACGTGGAAGTCATCAGCCTGATGCTGGCCATGCTGCAACTGGCCGATGTGCCGGATGTGCACATGGACCTGGGTCATGTCGGTATCTATCGCGGCCTGGCCCGCGCCGCCGGTTTGTCCGGCGAAGTCGAGCAACAGTTGTTCGACGCGTTGCAACGTAAAGCCATCGACGAGGTCATTACCTTGACCGAAGGCCTGCCCGCCGATCTGTCGGGCATGCTGCGTGCGCTGGTCGACCTGTGTGGCGGTCGTGAAGTGTTGAGTGCAGCGCGTGAGCGTCTGGCCAATGCGCCGGCACCCGTGTTGGCGGCTCTGGACGATTTGCTGGCGATTGCCGCACGTCTGTCCACGCGTTTCCCGGAATTACCGCTGTATTTCGACCTGGGCGAGTTGCGCGGCTATCACTACCACACGGGTGTAGTGTTCGCCGTGTTCGTGCCGGGTGTTGGCCAGTCCATTGCTCAGGGTGGTCGTTACGACGACATCGGCGCCGACTTCGGTCGTGCCCGTCCGGCAACGGGTTTCTCTACCGATTTGAAAACCCTGGTGACCCTGGGGCGTGCTGAAATCGAGCTACCGTCTGGCGGTATCTGGATGCCTGACAGTACGGATGCAGCACTCTGGCAGCAGGTTTGCGAGTTGCGCAGTGAGGGTCAGCGTGTCGTTCAGGCGTTGCCTGGGCAACCTTTGGCCGCCGCCCGTGAAGCGGACTGCGACCGGCAATTGATTCAGCAGAACGGGCTTTGGCAAGTATTGCCGCTGGCTTCTTGA
- the hflX gene encoding ribosome rescue GTPase HflX, with translation MFFERHGGGERAILVHLDGQDPEAREDPQEFQELAISAGAETVAFFNVPRHRPTAKTLISSGKVEELRDLVSAEQVDLVIFNHILTPSQERNLERIFECRVIDRTGLILDIFAQRARTHEGKLQVELAQLEHMSTRLVRGWTHLERQKGGIGLRGPGETQLETDRRLLRVRLRQIKGRLEKVRSQREQSRRGRKRADIPTVSLVGYTNAGKSTLFNSVTDSDVFAADQLFATLDPTLRRLELDDLGPIVLADTVGFIRHLPHKLVEAFRATLEESSNSDLLLHVIDAHEPERMAQIEQVMVVLGEIGAQDLPILEVYNKLDLLEGVEPQIQRDADGKPQRVWLSAKDGTGLDLLKQAVAELLGSDLFVGTLRLPQRFARLRAQFFELGAVQKEEHDEEGISLLAVRLPRIELNRLVSREGLQPMEFIEQHTLQ, from the coding sequence TTGTTCTTTGAGCGCCACGGTGGTGGTGAACGGGCAATTCTCGTTCACTTGGATGGTCAGGACCCTGAGGCGCGCGAAGATCCGCAGGAGTTTCAGGAGTTGGCAATTTCGGCTGGCGCCGAGACCGTCGCGTTTTTTAACGTGCCGCGTCATCGGCCAACCGCCAAAACCCTGATTAGCAGCGGCAAGGTCGAAGAGTTACGCGACCTGGTCAGCGCCGAACAGGTCGATCTGGTGATTTTCAATCACATCCTCACGCCCAGTCAGGAACGTAACCTCGAACGTATTTTCGAGTGCCGCGTGATTGACCGCACGGGTTTGATTCTCGATATCTTCGCCCAACGCGCCCGCACCCATGAAGGCAAGCTCCAGGTCGAACTGGCCCAGCTTGAACACATGAGTACGCGGCTGGTTCGTGGCTGGACTCACCTTGAGCGGCAGAAGGGCGGTATCGGTCTGCGCGGCCCGGGTGAAACCCAGCTGGAAACCGACCGGCGCCTGTTGCGGGTTCGCCTGCGGCAGATCAAGGGGCGCCTGGAAAAGGTTCGCAGCCAGCGCGAGCAATCTCGTCGCGGGCGCAAACGTGCTGACATTCCGACGGTTTCACTGGTGGGTTATACCAACGCCGGCAAATCGACGCTGTTCAACTCGGTCACCGATTCCGACGTCTTCGCCGCCGACCAGCTATTCGCTACCCTCGACCCGACCCTGCGCCGACTCGAACTCGATGACCTCGGGCCGATCGTGCTGGCCGACACCGTGGGCTTCATTCGCCACTTGCCGCACAAACTGGTCGAGGCATTTCGGGCTACGCTCGAAGAGTCGAGCAACTCCGACCTGCTGCTGCACGTGATCGATGCGCATGAGCCTGAGCGGATGGCCCAGATTGAACAGGTCATGGTGGTGCTCGGGGAGATCGGGGCGCAGGACTTGCCGATCCTTGAGGTATACAACAAACTCGATTTGCTCGAGGGTGTTGAGCCGCAGATCCAGCGCGATGCCGATGGCAAACCGCAGCGGGTCTGGTTGTCGGCCAAGGACGGTACCGGCCTGGACCTGCTCAAGCAGGCTGTGGCTGAACTGTTAGGCAGTGATTTGTTTGTTGGCACCTTGCGCTTGCCGCAACGTTTTGCTCGACTGCGTGCGCAGTTTTTCGAACTCGGTGCGGTGCAAAAAGAAGAACATGACGAAGAAGGCATCAGCTTGCTGGCCGTTCGCTTGCCACGGATCGAGTTGAATCGACTCGTGAGTCGCGAAGGTCTGCAACCGATGGAATTCATCGAGCAACACACTTTGCAATAA
- a CDS encoding adenylosuccinate synthase: protein MGKNVVVLGTQWGDEGKGKIVDLLTEHAAAVVRYQGGHNAGHTLVIDGEKTVLHLIPSGVLREGVQCLIGNGVVVAPDALLREIIKLEEKGVPVRERLRISPSCPLILSYHVALDQAREKARGELKIGTTGRGIGPAYEDKVARRGLRVGDLLNMPRFEAKLRELVEYHNFMLVGFYKEPAIDFDKTLAECKEYAELLKPLMLDVTAELHDLRRAGKDIMFEGAQGSLLDIDHGTYPYVTSSNTTAGGVATGSGVGPMFLDYILGITKAYTTRVGSGPFPTELFDEVGAHLAKQGHEFGATTGRARRCGWFDAVILRRAIDVNSISGICLTKLDVLDGLETINICVGYKDAEGKDVAPTDADSYMGLQPVYEEVPGWTESTVGAKTLEELPANARAYIKRVEELIGAPIDIISTGPDRNETIVLRHPFA from the coding sequence ATGGGTAAGAATGTCGTAGTCCTGGGCACCCAATGGGGTGATGAGGGCAAAGGCAAGATCGTTGATCTGCTGACCGAACATGCTGCCGCCGTGGTGCGCTACCAAGGTGGCCACAACGCTGGCCACACCCTGGTGATCGACGGCGAAAAAACCGTCTTGCACCTGATCCCGTCGGGCGTGCTGCGCGAAGGCGTGCAGTGCCTGATCGGCAACGGCGTGGTGGTTGCACCTGACGCCCTGCTGCGGGAAATCATCAAGCTGGAAGAGAAAGGCGTACCGGTGCGCGAGCGCCTGCGTATCAGCCCGTCCTGCCCGCTGATCCTGTCCTACCACGTAGCGCTGGACCAGGCCCGTGAAAAGGCCCGTGGCGAGCTGAAGATCGGCACCACCGGTCGCGGCATCGGCCCGGCTTACGAAGACAAGGTTGCCCGTCGCGGTCTGCGCGTAGGCGATCTGCTCAACATGCCGCGCTTTGAAGCCAAGCTGCGTGAGCTGGTGGAATACCACAACTTCATGTTGGTCGGTTTCTACAAAGAGCCAGCCATTGACTTCGACAAGACCCTGGCCGAGTGCAAAGAATACGCTGAGCTGCTCAAGCCGCTGATGCTGGACGTGACTGCCGAGCTGCACGACCTGCGTCGTGCTGGCAAAGACATCATGTTCGAAGGCGCCCAAGGTTCGTTGCTGGACATCGACCACGGCACCTACCCGTACGTGACCAGCTCTAACACCACCGCTGGCGGCGTTGCTACCGGTTCGGGCGTTGGTCCTATGTTCCTGGACTACATCCTGGGTATCACCAAGGCCTACACCACGCGCGTTGGTTCGGGTCCATTCCCGACTGAGCTGTTCGACGAAGTCGGTGCGCACCTGGCTAAACAAGGTCACGAGTTCGGCGCGACTACTGGCCGTGCTCGTCGTTGTGGCTGGTTTGACGCCGTTATCCTGCGTCGCGCTATCGATGTGAACAGCATCTCGGGCATCTGTCTGACCAAGCTGGACGTACTCGACGGTCTGGAAACCATCAACATCTGCGTCGGCTACAAAGATGCAGAAGGTAAGGACGTTGCTCCGACTGACGCTGACAGCTACATGGGTCTGCAGCCGGTGTACGAAGAAGTGCCGGGCTGGACAGAGTCGACCGTGGGTGCCAAAACCCTGGAAGAGCTGCCCGCTAACGCCCGTGCTTACATCAAGCGCGTTGAAGAGCTGATCGGCGCGCCGATCGACATTATTTCGACGGGCCCGGACCGCAACGAAACCATCGTACTGCGTCATCCGTTCGCTTAA
- the hflC gene encoding protease modulator HflC, giving the protein MSNKSLIALIVGVVVAIVAWNCFYIVAQTERAVMLQFGRVVQTDVQPGLHVKVPYVNKVRKFDARLMTLDAPTQRFLTLEKKAVMVDAYAKWRVKDAERFYTATSGLKQIADERLSRRLESGLRDQFGKRTLHEVVSGERDALMADITSSLNKMAEKELGIEVVDVRVKTIDLPKEVNRSVFERMSTEREREAREHRAKGNELAEGIRADADRQRRVLLAEAYRESEEVRGDGDAQAAAIYSKAYGQDQEFYAFYRSLRAYRESFANKSDVMVLDPGSDFFRYLEKAKP; this is encoded by the coding sequence ATGAGCAATAAATCGCTGATCGCCCTTATTGTCGGCGTCGTCGTGGCGATCGTTGCCTGGAACTGCTTCTACATCGTGGCTCAGACCGAGCGCGCGGTGATGCTGCAGTTCGGTCGCGTGGTTCAGACCGACGTTCAGCCGGGCCTGCACGTGAAAGTGCCTTACGTAAACAAAGTGCGCAAATTCGACGCGCGCCTGATGACACTGGATGCACCGACACAACGCTTCCTGACGCTGGAAAAGAAAGCCGTGATGGTCGATGCCTATGCCAAGTGGCGCGTGAAAGATGCCGAGCGCTTCTACACCGCGACTTCCGGCCTCAAGCAGATTGCCGACGAGCGTCTTTCCCGTCGTCTGGAGTCGGGCCTGCGGGACCAGTTCGGTAAGCGCACCCTGCACGAAGTGGTGTCTGGTGAGCGTGATGCGCTGATGGCGGACATCACCTCTTCGCTGAACAAGATGGCGGAAAAAGAGCTAGGCATCGAAGTTGTCGATGTTCGGGTCAAAACCATCGACTTGCCGAAAGAGGTGAACCGCAGCGTGTTCGAGCGTATGAGCACCGAGCGGGAACGTGAAGCTCGCGAGCACCGCGCCAAGGGTAACGAGCTGGCGGAAGGCATCCGTGCCGACGCCGATCGTCAACGCCGCGTGCTGCTGGCTGAAGCCTATCGTGAATCCGAAGAGGTTCGCGGTGACGGTGACGCCCAGGCTGCTGCGATCTACTCCAAGGCATACGGTCAGGATCAGGAGTTCTACGCGTTCTACCGTAGCCTGCGCGCCTACCGTGAAAGCTTCGCGAACAAATCCGATGTCATGGTCCTGGACCCGGGCAGTGACTTTTTCCGTTACCTGGAAAAAGCCAAGCCTTGA
- the hflK gene encoding FtsH protease activity modulator HflK, giving the protein MAWNEPGGNSNNQDPWGGKRRNNGDRKGPPDLDEAFRKLQESLNGLFGGGKKRGDEGGGSGKSGGFGGLLGIGLVVLAAVWLYSAVYVVDEQEQAVVLRFGKYYETVGPGLNIYFPPIDRKYMENVTRERAYTKQGQMLTEDENIVEVPLTVQYKISNLQDFVLNVDQPEISLQHATDSALRHVVGSTAMDQVLTEGRELMASEIKERLQRFLDTYRTGITVTQVNVQSAAAPREVQEAFDDVIRAREDEQRSRNQAETYANGVVPEARGQAQRILEDANGYRDETVSRAKGEADRFTKLVAEYRKAPEVTRQRLYLDTMQEIFSNTSKVLVTGNKNGQNNLLYLPLDKMIDSGRSPGAPVTGAAASSNEVNARAAADLQQQQARTRESR; this is encoded by the coding sequence ATGGCTTGGAATGAGCCGGGTGGCAACTCGAATAATCAGGATCCTTGGGGTGGCAAGCGCCGCAATAACGGCGACCGCAAGGGACCACCGGATCTCGACGAGGCCTTCCGAAAGCTGCAGGAAAGCCTGAACGGGTTGTTCGGTGGTGGTAAAAAACGCGGTGACGAGGGCGGCGGTTCGGGCAAGAGTGGCGGCTTCGGCGGCCTGCTCGGCATCGGCCTGGTCGTGCTGGCGGCCGTGTGGCTGTACAGCGCTGTCTACGTGGTCGACGAGCAGGAGCAGGCGGTAGTGCTGCGCTTCGGCAAATACTATGAAACCGTCGGCCCAGGACTGAACATCTATTTCCCGCCGATCGATCGCAAGTACATGGAAAACGTCACGCGTGAGCGTGCCTATACCAAGCAGGGTCAAATGCTGACTGAAGACGAAAATATCGTCGAAGTGCCGCTGACCGTGCAGTACAAGATCAGCAATCTGCAGGATTTCGTACTGAACGTCGATCAGCCGGAAATCAGCCTGCAGCATGCGACTGACAGTGCCTTGCGTCACGTGGTGGGTTCTACCGCCATGGATCAGGTGCTGACCGAAGGTCGTGAATTGATGGCCAGCGAAATCAAGGAACGTCTGCAACGCTTCCTCGATACCTATCGCACCGGCATTACCGTCACCCAGGTCAACGTACAGAGCGCAGCGGCACCGCGTGAAGTTCAGGAAGCCTTCGATGACGTGATCCGTGCCCGTGAAGACGAGCAGCGTTCGCGCAACCAGGCTGAAACCTACGCCAACGGCGTCGTGCCGGAAGCCCGTGGTCAGGCCCAGCGCATCCTCGAGGATGCCAACGGTTACCGTGACGAGACCGTCTCCCGCGCCAAGGGTGAGGCTGATCGCTTCACCAAGCTGGTGGCCGAGTATCGCAAGGCCCCTGAAGTTACCCGCCAGCGTCTGTACCTGGACACCATGCAGGAAATCTTCAGCAACACCAGCAAGGTTCTCGTGACCGGCAACAAGAATGGCCAGAACAATCTGCTGTACTTGCCGCTGGACAAGATGATCGACAGTGGTCGCAGCCCCGGCGCTCCAGTGACCGGCGCAGCAGCCAGCAGTAATGAAGTGAATGCGCGTGCGGCAGCTGATCTGCAGCAACAGCAAGCGCGTACCAGGGAGAGTCGCTGA
- the hfq gene encoding RNA chaperone Hfq, translating to MSKGHSLQDPYLNTLRKEKVGVSIYLVNGIKLQGTIESFDQFVILLKNTVSQMVYKHAISTVVPVRPIRLPSATESEAGDAEPGNA from the coding sequence ATGTCAAAAGGGCATTCGCTACAAGACCCTTACTTGAATACTTTACGTAAAGAGAAAGTGGGGGTTTCCATCTACCTGGTCAACGGGATCAAACTGCAAGGCACGATCGAGTCTTTCGACCAGTTCGTTATCCTGCTGAAAAACACCGTTAGCCAAATGGTTTACAAACACGCTATCTCTACAGTGGTGCCGGTTCGTCCAATTCGTCTGCCTAGCGCAACCGAATCCGAAGCAGGTGACGCTGAGCCAGGTAACGCCTGA
- a CDS encoding methyl-accepting chemotaxis protein — translation MSAVLSLLQSRLLRPVFVTLGIALLVQVLVAVALTRSTVTALEADLGARLDADSQKLSGELEQAGREVTSSLDSLSTSTRQRLTVGLSSRLKDEQAQLRTTLEKDLKDSANDMAQLLASVAPRAMWDSDIPTLSEFARRAQRNPNVLFVVYDDATGQHLTRYLNRENPINKALLEKGQGERALDKVLDAAKSDPSVYYLEASINPNGVEIGKVLMGVSTASVETDLAALDKRFSALIASSDQLVGDSLKGAAADSAAAMRGRLQSAQSTATEMKANTTGAVQEAAGALRWRIGMGLAVVGFGVLLLLAVVLGRRVVNRLKLLIAAMDDLAAGEGDLTKRVQINSQDEIGDMASAVNRFVDKLQPIVREAGDVAQRTGVEIGAMTLRNAGADAAAGMQRDEVAESLRALSQMADEAQSESHAMQAALKQVVDIRQATDENTRTSAKVGGLIEALAGQVDTGAKVIERLAQQSEQIEVVLTVIHGIAEQTNLLALNAAIEAARAGETGRGFAVVADEVRALASKTQSSTGDIQAHIVALQRGAREAVAAIGQAGRQASEGLLVLRDSARLQQSVQASVEQVHAAIGLATQAAAHQAQGAQAVRGRVETIHAQAERAAQAVVETTASGKVLDGLAAQLKASLGQFRA, via the coding sequence GTGTCGGCCGTTCTCTCACTGTTACAAAGCCGTCTCTTGCGGCCCGTGTTCGTTACCCTTGGTATCGCCCTTTTGGTGCAGGTGCTGGTGGCTGTCGCTCTGACCCGGAGCACCGTGACTGCGCTGGAGGCTGATCTGGGTGCACGGCTGGACGCTGATAGCCAAAAGCTCTCTGGTGAGCTTGAGCAGGCAGGCCGTGAAGTCACGTCGAGTCTGGATAGTCTCTCCACCAGTACCCGTCAGCGCTTGACCGTCGGGCTGTCTTCGCGTCTGAAGGACGAGCAGGCACAACTGCGTACGACGCTGGAAAAGGATCTGAAGGATTCGGCCAACGACATGGCACAGCTTCTGGCCTCGGTCGCACCCCGCGCTATGTGGGACAGCGACATTCCCACCCTGTCCGAATTCGCTCGCCGTGCCCAGCGCAATCCCAATGTGTTGTTCGTGGTCTACGACGACGCCACGGGCCAGCACCTGACGCGCTACCTCAACCGGGAGAACCCGATCAACAAGGCGCTTCTGGAAAAGGGTCAAGGTGAGCGGGCGCTGGACAAGGTGCTGGATGCGGCGAAGAGCGATCCGTCGGTCTACTACCTTGAAGCTTCGATCAACCCCAATGGGGTGGAGATCGGCAAGGTTTTGATGGGTGTCTCGACCGCCTCGGTGGAAACCGATCTGGCGGCGCTGGACAAGCGCTTCTCGGCGCTGATCGCCAGTAGCGATCAATTGGTGGGTGACAGCCTCAAAGGCGCGGCAGCTGATAGCGCAGCGGCGATGCGTGGACGTCTGCAATCGGCGCAGTCCACCGCCACTGAAATGAAAGCCAATACCACTGGTGCGGTGCAGGAAGCTGCCGGGGCTTTGCGCTGGCGCATCGGTATGGGGCTGGCGGTGGTGGGTTTTGGTGTGCTGTTGTTGCTGGCGGTGGTGCTGGGTCGGCGAGTGGTCAATCGCTTGAAGCTGCTGATCGCCGCCATGGATGACCTGGCGGCAGGTGAGGGCGATTTGACCAAGCGTGTGCAGATCAACAGCCAGGATGAGATTGGCGACATGGCCTCGGCGGTCAATCGCTTTGTGGATAAGTTGCAGCCGATCGTGCGGGAGGCGGGCGATGTGGCCCAGCGTACCGGCGTGGAAATCGGCGCCATGACCCTGCGCAATGCCGGTGCGGATGCAGCGGCGGGCATGCAGCGCGATGAAGTGGCTGAAAGTTTGCGCGCGTTGTCGCAAATGGCTGACGAAGCTCAGTCTGAAAGCCACGCCATGCAGGCTGCTTTGAAGCAAGTGGTGGACATTCGCCAGGCCACGGATGAAAACACTCGGACCTCGGCGAAAGTCGGCGGCCTGATCGAAGCGTTGGCCGGACAAGTTGACACTGGCGCGAAAGTCATTGAGCGCCTGGCGCAACAGAGTGAGCAGATTGAAGTGGTGTTGACGGTGATTCACGGGATCGCCGAGCAAACCAACTTGCTGGCGTTGAACGCGGCCATTGAGGCGGCGCGTGCCGGCGAGACCGGTCGGGGGTTTGCCGTGGTGGCGGATGAGGTGCGGGCGCTGGCGAGCAAGACTCAGAGTTCAACCGGCGACATTCAGGCCCATATCGTTGCGCTGCAGCGGGGCGCGCGGGAGGCTGTTGCAGCGATTGGTCAAGCTGGACGTCAGGCCAGCGAAGGTTTGTTGGTGTTGCGCGACAGTGCGCGGTTGCAGCAGTCGGTGCAGGCGTCGGTCGAGCAGGTGCATGCGGCGATCGGTCTGGCGACCCAGGCCGCGGCGCATCAGGCGCAAGGTGCACAGGCAGTGCGTGGGCGGGTTGAGACCATTCATGCGCAGGCTGAGAGGGCTGCTCAGGCGGTGGTGGAAACCACGGCCAGCGGCAAAGTGCTGGATGGCTTGGCGGCGCAGTTGAAGGCGAGCCTGGGGCAGTTCAGGGCTTAA
- the miaA gene encoding tRNA (adenosine(37)-N6)-dimethylallyltransferase MiaA: MSQFPPAIFLMGPTAAGKTDLAIELTKVLPCELISVDSALVYRGMDIGTAKPSKELLAEFPHRLIDILDPAESYSAADFRRDALEAMAEITARGKIPLLVGGTMLYYKALLEGLADMPAADPDVRAQIEEEAARLGWQALHDQLAVIDPQSAARIHPNDPQRLSRALEVYRVSGQSMTELRLRQSAQSTEAAASGLQQLPYTVANLAIAPANRQVLHERIKQRFTNMLEQGFIDEVVALRDRGDLHSGLPSIRAVGYRQVWDYLDGKLTQAEMQERGIIATRQLAKRQFTWLRSWADLHWLDSLDCDNLPRALKYLGTISILS, encoded by the coding sequence ATGAGCCAGTTCCCTCCTGCGATTTTCCTGATGGGGCCGACGGCTGCCGGCAAGACCGACCTAGCCATCGAACTCACCAAGGTCCTGCCTTGCGAGCTGATCAGCGTCGATTCGGCGCTGGTTTACCGTGGCATGGACATTGGCACCGCCAAGCCCTCCAAAGAACTTTTGGCCGAATTCCCACACCGCCTGATCGATATTCTCGACCCTGCCGAAAGTTATTCCGCCGCGGATTTTCGTCGCGATGCGCTTGAGGCCATGGCCGAGATCACCGCGCGGGGCAAAATTCCGCTATTGGTAGGCGGCACAATGCTCTACTACAAGGCTTTGCTCGAAGGTCTGGCCGATATGCCAGCGGCCGACCCGGACGTTCGCGCGCAAATCGAAGAGGAAGCTGCGCGCCTTGGCTGGCAAGCCCTGCACGATCAATTGGCGGTCATCGATCCGCAGTCCGCGGCGCGTATTCATCCGAACGATCCACAACGCCTCAGTCGAGCGCTGGAAGTTTATCGCGTCAGTGGTCAGAGCATGACTGAGCTACGCTTGCGACAATCTGCGCAAAGTACTGAAGCAGCCGCTTCGGGACTGCAACAATTGCCCTATACTGTCGCGAACTTGGCCATCGCCCCGGCAAATCGCCAGGTACTGCACGAGCGTATTAAACAAAGATTCACAAATATGTTGGAACAGGGATTCATCGACGAGGTCGTAGCCCTGCGAGATAGAGGTGACCTGCATTCGGGTTTGCCGTCTATACGTGCTGTAGGCTATCGACAAGTCTGGGATTACCTGGATGGCAAGCTGACGCAAGCCGAGATGCAGGAGCGTGGAATCATTGCCACGCGCCAATTGGCAAAGCGCCAGTTCACCTGGCTGCGCAGTTGGGCTGATTTACATTGGTTGGACAGCCTCGATTGCGACAATCTGCCGCGCGCCTTGAAATACCTCGGGACCATCTCCATATTGAGCTGA